A single region of the Felis catus isolate Fca126 chromosome F2, F.catus_Fca126_mat1.0, whole genome shotgun sequence genome encodes:
- the ZFP41 gene encoding zinc finger protein 41 homolog, which yields MEKPVGGRKAQTPEEEVHSLKDTPKGEKASSGEERPSKRSTLAKKHGEEPSPSPEDEEHLFDAFDASFKDDFEGVPMFIPFQRKKPYGCSECGRIFKHKTDHLRHQRVHTGEKPFKCDRCGKLFRHSSDVTKHQRIHTGEKPFKCSECGKAFNCSSNLLKHQKTHTGEKPYECKECGKAFAYSSCLIRHRKRHPRKKH from the coding sequence ATGGAAAAGCCCGTGGGTGGAAGGAAGGCCCAGACCCCAGAGGAGGAAGTGCATTCACTGAAGGACACACCCAAAGGAGAGAAAGCATCGTCTGGGGAGGAAAGGCCAAGCAAGAGGTCCACGTTGGCAAAAAAGCACGGCGAGGAACCCAGCCCGAGTCCTGAGGATGAGGAACATTTGTTTGATGCCTTCGATGCTTCGTTTAAAGATGACTTCGAGGGGGTTCCCATGTTCATTCCTTTTCAGAGAAAGAAGCCCTATGGGTGCAGCGAGTGTGGACGCATCTTTAAGCATAAGACAGACCACCTCCGCCACCAGCGggttcacactggagagaagccctTCAAATGTGATCGGTGTGGGAAGCTGTTCAGGCACAGCTCTGACGTCACCAAGCACCAGAGAATCCACACCGGAGAGAAGCCCTTTaaatgcagtgaatgtgggaaggcctttaaCTGCAGTTCGAATCTCCTAAAACATCAGAAAACGCACACTGGGGAGAAGCCGTACGAATgcaaggaatgtgggaaagccttcgcCTACAGCTCATGTCTCATTCGCCATCGGAAACGCCACCCGCGGAAGAAGCACTGA